From a region of the Labilithrix sp. genome:
- a CDS encoding pseudouridylate synthase: MTIDLLYVDDHVAIANKPSGLLVHRGWDRDDDVALFRVRDALGGAHVFPLHRLDRGTSGALVFARTQEAARALAAAFEGGRVEKRYLALVRGAVKADEGVIDYPIQRSEDGPRVPALTRYRVLARSTVDRCSLVLARPETGRLHQIRRHLRHIDHPLVGDVKHGSGSINRHYRATYDLHRLALHAHAIAFAHPVTGARVEVEAPLPDDLRVPFEKLAVAFPFAFA; the protein is encoded by the coding sequence TTGACGATCGATCTCCTCTACGTCGACGACCACGTCGCGATCGCGAACAAGCCGTCGGGGCTCCTCGTGCATCGCGGCTGGGATCGCGACGACGACGTCGCGCTCTTCCGCGTCCGCGACGCGCTCGGGGGCGCGCACGTGTTCCCGCTCCACCGCCTCGATCGCGGCACCAGCGGCGCGCTCGTGTTCGCGCGGACGCAGGAGGCCGCGCGCGCCCTCGCCGCCGCGTTCGAGGGGGGACGCGTCGAGAAGCGCTACCTCGCGCTCGTCCGCGGCGCGGTGAAGGCGGACGAAGGCGTCATCGACTACCCGATCCAGAGGTCCGAGGACGGACCGCGCGTGCCGGCGCTCACCCGCTACCGCGTCCTCGCGCGCTCCACCGTCGACCGCTGCTCGCTCGTGCTCGCGCGGCCGGAGACGGGCCGGCTCCACCAGATCCGCCGGCATTTGCGGCACATCGACCACCCGCTCGTCGGCGACGTGAAGCACGGCTCGGGGTCGATCAACCGCCACTACCGCGCGACGTACGACCTCCATCGCCTCGCGCTCCACGCCCACGCGATCGCCTTCGCGCACCCCGTCACCGGCGCCCGCGTCGAGGTCGAGGCGCCGCTGCCGGACGACCTCCGCGTCCCCTTCGAGAAGCTCGCGGTCGCCTTCCCCTTCGCCTTCGCATGA
- a CDS encoding ribose-phosphate pyrophosphokinase produces MRRLLFTIPSYAYLEPSFLAAGDFEHGDLERKTFPDGERYLRILSDLFQRDVVLLGGTPTDADWLDVFDLACGIARGGARSLWIVMPYYGYSTMERAVKPGEVVVAKARARLLSAIPAPEGGTHLFLFDLHTDGIEFYLDDRILTRHVYGAPIITAKIADRMMGRPFVLGACDAGRAKWVQSLARDLNVEPAFVYKRRDDAGGMAVTGINADVKGKEVVVYDDMIRTGSSLVQAGKAYLAAGASKVHAIASHLVLPGDALANIRASGVFESIMGTDSHPGSQKLAAEDRAAVAPRLVSCLDSTSEYPAYSRHSLG; encoded by the coding sequence ATGCGCCGCCTCCTCTTCACGATCCCGTCGTACGCGTACCTCGAGCCGTCGTTCCTCGCCGCGGGCGACTTCGAGCACGGCGACCTCGAGCGCAAGACGTTCCCCGACGGCGAGCGCTACCTCCGCATCCTCTCGGACCTCTTCCAGCGCGACGTCGTGCTCCTCGGCGGCACGCCGACCGACGCGGACTGGCTCGACGTCTTCGACCTCGCCTGCGGCATCGCGCGCGGCGGCGCGCGGTCGCTCTGGATCGTCATGCCGTACTACGGCTACTCGACGATGGAGCGGGCGGTGAAGCCGGGCGAGGTCGTCGTCGCGAAGGCGCGCGCGCGTCTCCTCTCCGCGATCCCGGCGCCGGAGGGCGGCACCCACCTCTTCCTCTTCGACCTCCACACCGACGGGATCGAGTTCTACCTCGACGACCGCATCCTCACGCGACACGTGTATGGTGCACCCATCATCACGGCGAAGATCGCGGACCGCATGATGGGGCGGCCCTTCGTCCTCGGCGCCTGCGACGCGGGGCGGGCGAAGTGGGTGCAGAGCCTCGCGCGCGACCTGAACGTCGAGCCCGCGTTCGTCTACAAGCGGCGCGACGACGCGGGCGGCATGGCGGTGACGGGCATCAACGCGGACGTGAAGGGCAAGGAGGTCGTCGTCTACGACGACATGATCCGCACCGGCTCCTCGCTCGTGCAGGCGGGCAAGGCGTACCTCGCCGCGGGCGCCTCGAAGGTCCACGCGATCGCGAGCCACCTCGTCCTCCCCGGCGACGCGCTCGCGAACATCCGCGCGTCGGGCGTCTTCGAGTCGATCATGGGCACCGACTCCCACCCCGGCAGCCAGAAGCTCGCCGCCGAGGACCGCGCCGCCGTCGCCCCGCGCCTCGTGTCCTGCCTCGACTCGACGAGCGAATATCCGGCGTACTCGCGCCACTCGCTCGGCTGA
- a CDS encoding DTW domain-containing protein yields the protein MSRRANYGHRCKACMMHMSLCICALIPRLETRTRLVLVMHKAELRKPTNTGHIATLALTNSATVVRGREGEPEDEVTWPEGTEPVLLFPHEGAEPLTARDRPVTLIVPDGNWRQASKVRARVPGLRDVRCATLPLGPPTEYRLRLETHPAGLATIEAIARAFGILEGPEVQAALEGIFRTMVERTLWIRGSIPTDAVKGGIPEGVDKHDPRSGREKVRP from the coding sequence ATGAGCCGCCGCGCCAACTACGGCCACCGCTGCAAAGCATGCATGATGCACATGAGCCTGTGCATCTGCGCGCTCATCCCGCGCCTCGAGACGCGGACGCGCCTCGTCCTCGTCATGCACAAGGCCGAGCTCCGGAAGCCGACCAACACCGGTCACATCGCGACGCTCGCGCTCACGAACAGCGCGACGGTCGTGCGCGGGCGCGAAGGTGAGCCGGAGGACGAGGTCACGTGGCCGGAGGGCACCGAGCCGGTGCTGCTCTTCCCGCACGAAGGGGCGGAGCCGCTCACCGCGCGCGATCGACCCGTCACGCTCATCGTCCCCGACGGGAACTGGCGCCAGGCCTCGAAGGTGCGCGCGCGTGTCCCAGGTCTGAGGGACGTCCGCTGCGCTACGCTGCCGCTGGGGCCGCCGACGGAGTACCGGCTGCGCCTCGAGACGCACCCGGCGGGGCTCGCGACGATCGAGGCGATCGCGCGCGCGTTCGGGATCCTGGAAGGACCGGAGGTGCAGGCCGCGCTCGAGGGGATCTTCCGGACGATGGTCGAGCGCACGCTCTGGATCCGCGGCTCCATCCCGACCGACGCGGTGAAAGGGGGAATTCCAGAGGGGGTCGACAAGCACGATCCCCGGAGCGGACGGGAGAAGGTCAGGCCGTAA
- a CDS encoding glycogen/starch/alpha-glucan phosphorylase: MTSPSIEADHRPLIEDDRTGMDDASLKRAFLDHLSYSIGKNAFNSTKLDRFFALALTVRDRLVYRWAQTQETYSKQDVKRVYYLSAEFLLGRALTNNLHALDLYDRAKKLLADAGLDISDVFESEPEPGLGNGGLGRLAACFLDSMATLGYAGYGYGIRYEFGIFEQELKGGWQVERPDEWLKFGNPWEFMRPEYAVSVGFGGRVEDTTNEAGDRVMKWVPAQHVLGVPFDTPIAGYRNDTVNTLRLWQARAGNEFDLQVFNDGDYVRAVEDKNASEVISKVLYPNDHNQAGRDLRLKQEYFFVACAVADIVRRYKKTHGDFESFAQKNAIQLNDTHPAIAVAELMRVLVDQEGVPWDRAWEITVATCGYTNHTLLAEALEKWPVAMFERLLPRHLQIIYEVNRRFVRALVAKFPGDDARIRRMSIIEEPSANLPGTEKKVCMAHLAVAGSHAVNGVAALHTDLLKRDVLRDFAEMTPAKFSNKTNGVTPRRWLHSCNPRLSAVITEAIGPGWVTDLERLEELAPLATDASFVEKVAAVKRANKADFAQYCLKHYRLRFDPDSLFDVQIKRLHEYKRQLLNALHVIRLYLDAKRDPNALEAPRTVLFGAKAAPGYRAAKLIIKLINSIADVVNSDLDLGGRLKVAFLPNYRVSLAERIIPASDLSEQISTAGKEASGTGNMKLAMNGALTIGTLDGANIEIRDAVGADNFFLFGLTTEEVHNVQRTGYSPRAIYEKNERLKEVIDLIANGFFSAEDPALFRPLTDTLLDHDAYLLLADFDAYVGCQKRVSDAFLDKTSWHSKAVKNIAKSGWFSSDRTIREYATEIWNAQAVKINLA; encoded by the coding sequence ATGACGTCGCCCAGCATCGAGGCGGATCATCGTCCGCTGATCGAAGACGACCGCACCGGCATGGACGACGCCTCGCTGAAGCGCGCCTTCCTCGACCACCTCTCGTATTCGATCGGCAAGAACGCCTTCAACTCGACGAAGCTCGATCGCTTCTTCGCCCTCGCGCTCACCGTGCGCGACCGCCTCGTCTATCGCTGGGCGCAGACGCAGGAGACGTACTCGAAGCAGGACGTGAAGCGCGTCTATTACCTCTCGGCCGAGTTCCTCCTCGGGCGCGCGCTCACGAACAACCTCCACGCGCTCGACCTCTACGACCGCGCGAAGAAGCTCCTCGCCGACGCCGGTCTCGACATCTCCGACGTCTTCGAGTCCGAGCCCGAGCCGGGCCTCGGCAACGGCGGCCTCGGTCGCCTCGCGGCCTGTTTCCTCGACTCGATGGCGACGCTCGGCTACGCGGGCTACGGCTACGGCATCCGCTACGAGTTCGGCATCTTCGAGCAGGAGCTGAAGGGCGGCTGGCAGGTGGAGCGGCCCGACGAGTGGCTCAAGTTCGGCAACCCGTGGGAGTTCATGCGGCCGGAGTACGCCGTCTCGGTCGGCTTCGGCGGGCGGGTGGAGGACACCACCAACGAGGCCGGCGACCGCGTGATGAAGTGGGTCCCGGCGCAGCACGTCCTCGGCGTCCCGTTCGACACGCCGATCGCGGGCTACCGCAACGACACCGTCAACACGCTCCGCCTCTGGCAGGCGCGCGCGGGCAACGAGTTCGACCTCCAGGTCTTCAACGACGGCGACTACGTCCGCGCGGTCGAGGACAAGAACGCGAGCGAGGTCATCTCGAAGGTCCTCTACCCGAACGACCACAACCAGGCCGGCCGCGACCTCCGCCTGAAGCAGGAGTACTTCTTCGTCGCCTGCGCCGTCGCCGACATCGTTCGGCGCTACAAGAAGACGCACGGCGACTTCGAGAGCTTCGCGCAGAAGAACGCGATCCAGCTCAACGACACGCACCCCGCGATCGCGGTCGCCGAGCTGATGCGCGTCCTCGTCGATCAGGAGGGCGTCCCGTGGGACCGCGCCTGGGAGATCACGGTCGCGACGTGCGGCTACACGAACCACACCCTCCTCGCGGAGGCGCTCGAGAAGTGGCCGGTGGCGATGTTCGAGCGCCTGCTCCCGCGCCACCTCCAGATCATCTACGAGGTGAACCGCCGCTTCGTCCGCGCGCTCGTCGCCAAGTTCCCCGGCGACGACGCGCGCATCCGGCGCATGTCGATCATCGAGGAGCCCTCCGCCAACCTGCCCGGCACCGAGAAGAAGGTGTGCATGGCGCACCTCGCCGTCGCGGGCTCGCACGCGGTCAACGGCGTCGCGGCGCTCCACACCGACCTCCTGAAGCGCGACGTGCTCCGCGACTTCGCCGAGATGACGCCGGCGAAGTTCTCCAACAAGACGAACGGCGTCACGCCGCGGCGCTGGCTCCACTCCTGCAACCCGCGCCTCTCCGCCGTCATCACGGAGGCGATCGGCCCGGGCTGGGTCACCGATCTCGAGCGCCTCGAGGAGCTCGCCCCGCTCGCGACCGACGCGTCCTTCGTCGAGAAGGTCGCGGCGGTGAAGCGCGCCAACAAGGCCGACTTCGCGCAGTATTGCCTCAAGCACTACCGCCTCCGCTTCGATCCCGACTCGCTGTTCGACGTCCAGATCAAGCGCCTCCACGAGTACAAGCGCCAGCTCCTCAACGCGCTCCACGTCATCCGCCTCTACCTCGACGCGAAGCGCGATCCGAACGCGCTCGAGGCCCCCCGCACCGTGCTCTTCGGCGCGAAGGCGGCGCCGGGCTACCGCGCGGCGAAGCTCATCATCAAGCTGATCAACTCCATCGCCGACGTCGTGAACAGCGACCTCGATCTCGGCGGCCGCCTCAAGGTCGCGTTCCTCCCGAACTACCGCGTCTCGCTCGCGGAGCGCATCATCCCGGCGTCCGATCTCTCGGAGCAGATCTCGACCGCGGGCAAGGAGGCCTCGGGCACGGGCAACATGAAGCTCGCGATGAACGGCGCGCTCACGATCGGCACCCTCGACGGCGCGAACATCGAGATCCGCGACGCGGTGGGGGCGGACAACTTCTTCCTCTTCGGCCTCACGACGGAGGAGGTCCACAACGTCCAGCGCACGGGCTACAGCCCGCGCGCGATCTACGAGAAGAACGAGCGCCTCAAGGAGGTGATCGACCTCATCGCGAACGGCTTCTTCAGCGCGGAGGACCCGGCCCTCTTCCGCCCCCTGACCGACACGCTGCTCGACCACGATGCGTACTTGCTGCTCGCCGACTTCGACGCCTACGTCGGCTGCCAGAAGCGCGTCAGCGACGCCTTCCTGGACAAGACGAGCTGGCACTCGAAGGCGGTGAAGAACATCGCCAAGAGCGGCTGGTTCTCGAGCGACCGCACCATCCGCGAGTACGCCACGGAGATCTGGAACGCCCAGGCGGTGAAGATAAATCTCGCATAG
- a CDS encoding methylmalonyl-CoA mutase produces the protein MSYADLRKKWEAETLARVEAKEKPRARVANLAGHADVAPLYGPEDLAGWDPERDLGVPGAPPFTRGVQPNMYRGRLWTMRQYAGFGTAAESNERYHYLLKQGQTGLSVAFDLPTQMGRDSDDERSLGEVGRVGVAIDSLDDMRTLLRGLPLDKISTSMTINSTASILLCLYIAVAEEQGVSRTAIRGTIQNDVLKEYMARGTYIYPPRPSLRLITDIFAFCGKEVPRWNTISISGYHIREAGCDAAQEIAFTLADGMAYVQAAKDAGLDVDQFGAQLSFFFNVHNNVLEEVAKFRAARRMWSTLMKERFGAKTDRARALRFHGQTAGMTLTAQQPLVNVARVTMQTIAAVLGGCQSLHTNSYDEALGLPTSESATIALRTQQIVAYESGIADFVDALGGAWAIEALTNRLEAEANKYVARIDELGGMVAAIEQGYPQREIQNSAYAYQLEIEKKQRTIVGLNDFVQDSPAVPIMKIDPEIERAQVERLRAFRGKRDASKHAAALRTIDAAARGSDNLLPFILDAVKAGGTVGEIANVLREVWGEHTETLVL, from the coding sequence ATGTCCTACGCCGATCTCCGGAAGAAGTGGGAGGCCGAGACCCTCGCGCGCGTGGAGGCGAAGGAGAAACCCCGCGCCCGCGTCGCGAACCTCGCCGGTCACGCCGACGTCGCGCCGCTGTACGGTCCGGAGGACCTCGCGGGCTGGGACCCCGAGCGGGACCTCGGCGTCCCCGGCGCGCCGCCGTTCACCCGCGGCGTGCAGCCGAACATGTACCGCGGCCGCCTCTGGACGATGCGCCAGTACGCCGGCTTCGGCACCGCCGCGGAGTCGAACGAGCGCTACCACTACCTCCTGAAGCAAGGACAGACCGGGCTCTCGGTCGCGTTCGATCTCCCGACCCAGATGGGGCGCGACTCCGACGACGAGCGCAGCCTCGGCGAGGTCGGACGCGTCGGCGTCGCGATCGACTCGCTCGACGACATGCGGACGCTCTTGCGAGGGCTCCCGCTCGACAAGATCTCGACGTCGATGACGATCAACTCGACCGCGTCGATCCTCCTCTGCCTCTACATCGCGGTCGCGGAGGAGCAAGGCGTGTCGCGGACCGCGATCCGCGGCACGATCCAGAACGACGTGCTGAAGGAGTACATGGCGCGCGGGACGTACATCTATCCGCCGCGCCCTTCCCTCCGCCTCATCACCGACATCTTCGCGTTCTGCGGGAAGGAGGTCCCGCGCTGGAACACGATCTCGATCAGCGGCTACCACATCCGCGAGGCGGGCTGCGACGCGGCGCAGGAGATCGCGTTCACCCTCGCCGACGGCATGGCCTACGTCCAGGCGGCGAAGGACGCGGGCCTCGACGTCGACCAGTTCGGCGCGCAGCTCTCGTTCTTCTTCAACGTCCACAACAACGTGCTCGAGGAGGTCGCGAAGTTCCGCGCCGCCCGCCGGATGTGGAGCACGCTGATGAAGGAGCGCTTCGGCGCGAAGACGGACCGCGCGCGGGCGCTCCGCTTCCACGGCCAGACCGCGGGCATGACCCTCACCGCGCAGCAGCCGCTCGTGAACGTCGCGCGCGTCACGATGCAGACGATCGCGGCCGTGCTCGGCGGCTGCCAGTCGCTCCACACGAACAGCTACGACGAGGCGCTCGGCCTCCCCACGAGCGAGTCGGCGACGATCGCGCTCCGCACGCAGCAGATCGTCGCCTACGAGTCGGGGATCGCCGACTTCGTCGACGCGCTCGGCGGGGCGTGGGCGATCGAGGCGCTCACGAACCGCCTCGAGGCGGAGGCGAACAAATACGTCGCGCGCATCGACGAGCTCGGCGGCATGGTCGCCGCGATCGAGCAGGGCTACCCGCAGCGCGAGATCCAGAACAGCGCGTACGCCTACCAGCTCGAGATCGAGAAGAAGCAGCGCACGATCGTGGGGCTGAACGACTTCGTGCAAGACTCGCCCGCGGTCCCGATCATGAAGATCGACCCCGAGATCGAGCGCGCGCAGGTCGAGCGCCTCCGCGCCTTCCGGGGGAAGCGCGACGCGTCGAAGCACGCCGCGGCGCTGCGCACGATCGACGCCGCCGCGCGCGGGAGCGACAACCTCCTCCCCTTCATCCTCGACGCGGTGAAGGCGGGCGGCACGGTGGGCGAGATCGCGAACGTGCTCCGCGAGGTGTGGGGTGAGCACACCGAGACGCTCGTCCTTTGA
- a CDS encoding Uma2 family endonuclease: protein MDPGTDGPWPAPDTSHLITEDGKPVDSVFAEKQMRLLTESLYSGWKPGRRFFAAANVGVFAIAQNPAIVPDAFLSLDVEPKPVTGPERRQSYFVWEYGKPPDVVIEIVSNTDGGELSDKLRDYERMRVTHYVVFDPLGKTGAGEVMSFTLMGGVYVHQPQPRFASIGLSLVVWDGVFEDLRERWLRWADLDGVLIPTGNERAATAEERAATAEARAAMLEARLRELGVEPGA from the coding sequence ATGGATCCGGGCACGGACGGTCCGTGGCCCGCGCCGGACACTAGCCACCTCATCACCGAGGACGGCAAGCCGGTGGACAGCGTGTTCGCAGAGAAGCAGATGCGTCTGCTCACGGAGTCGCTCTACAGCGGCTGGAAGCCGGGGCGGCGGTTCTTCGCCGCCGCCAACGTCGGCGTCTTCGCGATCGCGCAGAACCCGGCGATCGTGCCCGACGCGTTCCTGAGCCTCGACGTCGAGCCGAAGCCGGTGACCGGCCCCGAACGGCGGCAGTCGTACTTCGTGTGGGAGTACGGCAAGCCGCCGGACGTCGTGATCGAGATCGTGTCCAACACCGACGGCGGCGAGCTCAGCGACAAGCTGCGCGACTACGAACGAATGCGGGTGACGCACTACGTGGTGTTCGACCCGCTCGGCAAGACCGGAGCCGGCGAGGTGATGTCGTTCACGCTCATGGGCGGCGTCTACGTCCACCAGCCGCAGCCGCGCTTCGCCTCGATCGGGCTGAGCCTCGTCGTTTGGGACGGCGTGTTCGAGGATCTCCGCGAGCGCTGGCTGCGCTGGGCCGACCTCGACGGAGTCTTGATTCCCACCGGCAACGAGCGCGCGGCGACGGCGGAGGAGCGCGCGGCGACCGCGGAGGCGCGGGCCGCGATGCTCGAGGCTCGGCTGCGAGAGCTCGGCGTCGAGCCCGGCGCCTGA
- the lon gene encoding endopeptidase La, with amino-acid sequence MSQLRDGVPTPPSPIAVLPLRSGVLVPGATLTFAVGRARSVALLRTLYPGDIVLTLTQKDPRPVELDKDDVYAFGAYARVKTISRKSEREYELTLEGLGRARVDEFTARDPFFKANATHLVDQNGDTVEAKELARALALEVEAIVEGAGGALGEAAEYDGVEDAGMFADRIIALLDLPTEQEVELLGEVDVPARIRLLVKRIGESKAKAEVRAKIEGEVKKELGKNQREHVLREHMRAIKKELGDDPENDLDLLKRRLDEANLPEDARKVADRELRRLESMGGSGAEVHVIRNYLELIADLPWDKRADAEIDLDKIQAQLEGDHYGLADIKKRILEHVAVLKLSGNTKGTLLCFVGPPGVGKTSLGQSIADATGRPFVRVALGGVRDEAEIRGHRRTYVGALAGRIVHALRKAKVKNPVILLDEVDKMGNSWAGSPEAALLEVLDPEQNKTFTDHYLELPFDLSEVMFVCTANTLETLSAPLRDRLEIVELSGYTTDEKVHIAKKHLVDKRTKEHGIAEGKLTITDDALAVIVRDYTREAGVRQLDREIKKLCRAAALEVARATTKEDAAVTIGETDLAKHLGKPKFDSEAAERTSIAGVATGMAWTPFGGSILFIETSKMPGKGQVEITGQLGDVMKESARAALTYVRSNAERLGIAPESVQNQDVHIHVPAGAVPKDGPSAGVTIFTALVSLFTGRRVRPDTAMTGEATLRGRVLPVGGIKAKVLAAHRAGLKRIVLPTKCGRDLDEVPEEVKAELEITLVDDMSQVIDAALEKEVAPAESTVLLTPNAAKPGSSAAGVA; translated from the coding sequence ATGTCTCAGCTCCGTGACGGCGTTCCTACGCCGCCTTCGCCCATTGCCGTGCTGCCGCTTCGCTCCGGAGTGCTCGTGCCCGGAGCCACCCTCACCTTCGCGGTCGGGCGCGCGCGATCCGTCGCGCTCCTCCGCACCCTCTACCCCGGCGACATCGTCCTCACGCTCACGCAGAAGGATCCGCGGCCGGTCGAGCTCGACAAAGACGACGTCTACGCGTTCGGCGCCTACGCGCGCGTCAAGACGATCAGCCGGAAGAGCGAGCGCGAATACGAGCTCACGCTCGAAGGTCTCGGCCGCGCGCGCGTCGACGAATTCACCGCGCGCGATCCCTTCTTCAAGGCGAACGCGACCCACCTCGTCGATCAGAACGGCGACACGGTCGAGGCGAAGGAGCTCGCTCGTGCGCTCGCGCTCGAGGTCGAGGCCATCGTCGAAGGCGCCGGCGGCGCGCTCGGCGAAGCGGCCGAGTACGACGGCGTCGAGGACGCCGGCATGTTCGCGGACCGCATCATCGCGCTCCTCGATCTGCCCACCGAGCAGGAGGTCGAGCTCCTCGGCGAAGTGGACGTGCCCGCGCGCATCCGCCTCCTCGTGAAGCGCATCGGCGAGAGCAAGGCCAAGGCGGAGGTCCGCGCCAAGATCGAAGGCGAGGTCAAGAAGGAGCTCGGCAAGAACCAGCGCGAGCACGTCCTCCGCGAGCACATGCGCGCGATCAAGAAGGAGCTCGGCGACGATCCGGAGAACGACCTCGATCTCCTCAAGAGGCGCCTCGACGAGGCGAACCTCCCCGAGGACGCGCGCAAGGTCGCCGACCGCGAGCTCCGCCGCCTCGAGAGCATGGGCGGCAGCGGCGCCGAGGTGCACGTCATCCGCAACTACCTCGAGCTCATCGCCGACCTCCCGTGGGACAAGCGCGCCGACGCGGAGATCGACCTCGACAAGATCCAGGCGCAGCTCGAGGGCGATCACTACGGCCTCGCCGACATCAAGAAGCGCATCCTCGAGCACGTCGCGGTGCTCAAGCTCTCGGGGAACACGAAGGGCACCCTCCTCTGCTTCGTCGGACCGCCCGGCGTCGGCAAGACGTCGCTCGGCCAGTCGATCGCCGACGCGACCGGCCGCCCGTTCGTGCGCGTCGCGCTCGGCGGCGTGCGGGACGAGGCCGAGATCCGCGGCCACCGCCGCACCTACGTCGGCGCGCTCGCGGGCCGTATCGTCCACGCGCTCCGCAAGGCGAAGGTGAAGAACCCCGTCATCCTCCTCGACGAGGTCGACAAGATGGGCAACAGCTGGGCCGGCTCGCCCGAGGCAGCCCTCCTCGAGGTCCTCGATCCCGAGCAGAACAAGACGTTCACCGATCACTACCTCGAGCTGCCGTTCGATCTCTCGGAGGTCATGTTCGTGTGCACCGCAAACACGCTCGAGACGCTGTCGGCCCCGCTCCGCGATCGCCTCGAGATCGTCGAGCTCTCGGGCTACACCACCGACGAGAAGGTCCACATCGCGAAGAAGCACCTCGTCGACAAGCGGACGAAGGAGCACGGCATCGCGGAGGGCAAGCTCACGATCACCGACGACGCGCTCGCCGTCATCGTGCGCGACTACACGCGAGAGGCCGGCGTCCGCCAGCTCGATCGCGAGATCAAGAAGCTCTGCCGCGCCGCCGCGCTCGAGGTGGCGCGCGCGACGACGAAGGAGGACGCCGCCGTCACGATCGGCGAGACGGACCTCGCGAAGCACCTCGGCAAGCCGAAGTTCGACTCCGAGGCGGCCGAACGGACGTCGATCGCGGGCGTCGCGACCGGCATGGCGTGGACGCCGTTCGGCGGCTCGATCCTCTTCATCGAGACCTCGAAGATGCCCGGCAAGGGCCAGGTCGAGATCACCGGCCAGCTCGGTGACGTGATGAAGGAGTCGGCGCGCGCGGCGCTCACCTACGTCCGCAGCAACGCCGAGCGCCTCGGCATCGCGCCCGAGAGCGTGCAGAACCAGGACGTGCACATCCACGTCCCCGCCGGCGCGGTGCCGAAGGACGGGCCCTCCGCGGGCGTGACCATCTTCACCGCGCTCGTCTCGCTCTTCACCGGCCGCCGCGTCCGCCCCGACACCGCGATGACCGGCGAAGCGACGCTGCGCGGACGGGTCCTCCCCGTCGGCGGCATCAAGGCGAAGGTCCTCGCCGCCCACCGCGCGGGCCTGAAGCGGATCGTCCTCCCGACCAAGTGCGGTCGCGACCTCGACGAGGTACCGGAGGAGGTGAAGGCGGAGCTCGAGATCACGCTCGTCGACGACATGAGCCAGGTCATCGACGCCGCCCTCGAAAAGGAGGTGGCCCCCGCAGAGAGCACGGTCCTCCTCACGCCGAACGCAGCAAAGCCAGGCTCCTCCGCGGCCGGCGTGGCCTGA